From the genome of Burkholderiales bacterium:
TTGAGCGGGGCGTTGCCGCGAAAGCGTTCGATCGCCGTCGAAAGGTGCGCCTTCGCATCGTCGAACCGGCCGAGCGCCGTGCAGGTCGCGCCGATCTCGAGCAGCAGCGCGGCGTCCGCGGCCTCGTCGAGCTGTCCGCGCAACCGCGCGCGCGCCTCCTCGGCGATCGCGAGCGCGGCGTCGTAGCGGCCGCCTTCGAACGCCGCCACGGTGCGCTTGATCGCGAGCTCCGCTTCGAGGGCCGGGTCGCCGATGCCGGTGACGAGCGACGCCATGGCCTCGATCGCGCGCGCCCGGCCAGCCTCGTCTCCGAGGTTGCGGAACAGGTCGACGCAGGCGGCATGGATGCGAAACGCCGCCGCGCCACCGGCGCCGTCCGCGAGCGCGGCATCGTAGTGGGCGATGGCTTCGCGCAACGCGTGGACCCGCGCGGCCGCTTCGGCCGCCCGCGTCCTGGCGCCGACCGCCTCATGGGCCCGGCCTCCGTCCTCGAGGTGCCGGGCGATCCGCGCCGGCGGCCCGTCGGCGAGCGCGAGCGCGGCGGCGAGCCGTCGATGCATGAGGCGCGTTCGCTCCGCCGACATCGCATCGGCGAGCGAACGCCTGATCAACTCGTGCGCGAACCGATAGCCCTTGGCATCGGGCAGGACGAACTGGGCGCTCGTCGCGGCGTCGAGCGCTTCGACGACGGCCCACTCGTCCACCGCGATAGTGGTCGCGATCATGGCGACGTCGAAGCTGTCGCCCGCGAGACTGGCCGCCTCGAGCACCCGGCGCACCGGCTGGCCGAGCCGGTCGACCCGTCGCAGCACCGCCTCGCGCACGTTGGGCGAGATCGGAAGCTCGCGATAATCCTCGGTGTCGTCGTCGTAGGGCGTCGACCACGTGCCGCCGTCGCGCCAGAGCACGCCCGCACCGAAGAGGTCGCGCAACGTTTCCATGATGAACAACGGATTGCCGGCCGTCGCCGCGTGCAGACGCCGCGAGAAAACCGCTGCGCCGGTGCTGCCGGACAGAGCGCGCACCAGTTCGAGCACGTCGGGCGCGGTCAGCGGCTCGAGCGCGATCCGCTGGAGGAGGCCATCGCGTTCGACCGCCGCCAGTGCGCTCTGCACGGCGGCGTTGGCCGCGAGGTCGGGTTGCCGTGCCGCGGCGAAGAGCCGGGTTCGCTGCGCTCGCCGCACCACGTGCGCGAGGAGCTCGGCGCTGGCGCCGTCGAACCATTGCAGGTCGTCGAACACCAGCGAGCCGTCGCCGGCCGCCGTCAGCAGCGCGGCGGCGAGTCCCTCGAGGAATCGCCCCTTCGCCTCGGCCAACGGAAGCTCCGCGTTGGTTCCGTCGCCGGAGAGCGCCGGCACGAGTCGCGCGACTTCGGATTGCCAGACCGGGTCGAGCAGCTCGAACCAGCGCGTGTCGTCGCGATACGCCGACCAGATCGCCTCGGCCACCGGGTAGTACGGCGTGTCGCGCGAGATCTCCCGCCCCTCGAGCACGATCGTCCGGCCGTGCGATCGGGCGAACTCGACGACGAGCCGGCTCTTGCCGAGTCCGGGATCTCCGGTCACCAGTGCAAGACCTCGTCGAACCGCGGCGAGCGTGGACCAGGCAGCGTCGCGACCCACCAGCGGCGGCGCGAGCGTCGGCGTCGCGTCGTCGGCGTCGGGCGGCACGGGCGTTGCCGCGGGCGTCTCGAGGCGACGAGCCCACGCGATCGTCTCGTCGCCGGGAGCGACACCGAGTTCGCGCGCGAGCAGGTCGCGGCAGCGCTCGAACTGCGCGAGGGCCGCGCGGCGATCGCCGGCCCGATAGAGGAGTCGCATCAGCGTCCGATGGCGCGCCTCGTCGAGCGGATCGTCGTCGAGGAGCGCGCGCGCGAGGTCCAAGGCGCCGGCGATGTCGCCGTCGCGCTCGCGCGCCGCGGCTTCGCGTGCGAGCGAAGCCCGCCACAGCCTCGCGACTTCATCGCGCTCGGCGGCGAGCCACTCGGCGAAGCCCGCGGCGCCCTTCAGGTCGACATCGGCGAGCAGCGGACCACGATGGATCGCGAGGACGTCCGCGTCCCGATGGTCCGCCGCGGCGCGTCGCAGCCGGTCGACGTCGATGTCGGCGCCCGGGCGGAGCGCGAGTTCGTCTCCGCGCGTCTCGATCCAGTCGCCGAGGGCCGTGGCGTGGATCCGGTGCAGTTCCTGACGAAGATTGCGCCGGGCGTCGACGTCGTCGCGGTCGGACCACAAGAGCGCGCCCGCGCGAGGCCGCGAGACCGGTCCGTGAACCGCGAGGTAGGCGACGAGCGCGAGCGCCTTGCGGGTGGGAAGCTCGATCGGCTGGCCGACGCGGATCCTCGGCGGCCCGAGGAGGTCGAGCGCCAGCGTGTCCGCCGACCGGTGCTGCGTCTCGTCGCCTGGCGCCCTGGACATGCGATCCCCGCGCGTCGGCCGCGTCCCCGGCACGCTCGAAACAGCCATCCTCCGCCCGCGACTGCGTGAAAAACCTTGCGGTCAATCAAGAAGTCGTCAGGCAGGACCTCCGCGTTCGTCCCGCCACCGTGTGCGCATCGCACGTCCCGGCCGAACCGCTGTAACGCCCGACGCTCCGCGCCGTGACGCCGGGATAACGCCGCGCGGCCTATCGTCTCTTGCAGGCGCCGGGATCGCCGGGGCCGCAGGGATTGGCCACGACCATGCCGCCGCGATCGCTCGATGATCACGCTCCGCCGGGTGGAGCGCGCGCGCCGTCCGCCTGCTGCCTGACCCGGCCGCCACTCCCTGTCCGCGCAGGGGACCCTCGATGACGAACGACTGCAAAGCTCCGCTCGATGCGCGCGATGCCAACGCGATGCCAACGTCGGACTGCAAAGCGGACGGGCCGCTTCGCATCGAACTCGCGCGAAGTGGCGGCCGTTGGCAGGCGGTGATCGTGCGCGAGCATCACGCGCCCGAGGTGACCACGCTGCACCAGTTGATCCGCTGGCTGGCCGCCCTGTCGGCCGGCTCCGAACGACCGCCGGGCGGGCTGCGGTGAGCCGCGCGCCGCACGGGCCCGAGCCGAGGAGGCCGACGATGACCACGATGCGCACCCTGCACCGATCCATCAGGCCACTGCCGGCAGTCCGGCTCATGTGCTTCGTCTTCGCATTGACCGTGCCCGCCGCGTTCGCCGCAGAGACCGCCAAGACCGCGATCGGCCGGGCCGGCCCGGTCGCCGCGACATGGCGGGCCGATGCGCGACTGACCCACGTGTCCACGCTGCGCGGACAGGCCGACGGCCGCGCGGTGCAGTGGCTGTGCACCTACTACTCGCCGGCGGCGAAGAAGAGCGCGATCGTCACCGTGCGCGCCGGCGGCAAGGTCGAGATCGATGCAGACGTGCGCAACACCTCGGTCGATGCGCTCGGCGCCGATTTCGTCGACAGCGACCAGGCCGTGGCCGCAGCGGCCAAGGCAGGGTTGACGTTCGCGAAGGACGCCAGGGATCTGGGGCTCGGCCTCGTCGTCGGCAACCAGGCGACGGGCAAGCCGCAGGCGTTCTGGTCGGTCATGGTCAGCGACGACAAGGGCATGGCATCGGTGACGCTCGCCGCCCGCGACGCCGCGTTCGTCAAGCGCGACAACGTCAAGTACTGATGGCAAGTCCCGGGACACGCTGCGGCAGCAGGCGCGAGGCGCTGACCGATGCGCGATCGCACCGGCGCTGGAACGGTCGCCGAACCATCGCACTCGGCATCCGCTGATCGTTCGAACGAGGCGCCCCCCATGAACAGGAACCGGCAACGCCTCTGCATCGCCATCCTTCCGTTGGCGGGGATCTGGTGGTCCGCGATGGCAGCGCTCGCCGCCGACGCTCAGCGCGCGCCGACGGCCGCATCCACCGCCGGCACGACCCGTCCTGCCCTGCCTCCTGTCGACCGCGACCAGAGGAGCGGATCGGCGGTGGGGAGCACGATCGCCCCCGTTCCGGGCAACCTCGCGCCCAGCGTGCGTCAGATCCGGCCGGCGACCGTGAACGCCGGGCAGACGCTGGACTTGCTGTTGATCGGCGCCGGTTTCGGGACGCGCACGCAGGTGACCTTCGGCGCAGGGGTCGAGGTCGTCGACGCGCCGCAGGCCGTGGGCGAAGGCCAGTTGCGCATTCGGGTACGGGTGGCGACCGACGCCGCGCCCGGCCCGCGCATGCCGAGGCTCGTCAATGGCGCACTCGCCGGATCCGGACCTGCCTCGCTCACGGTGCTGGCCACGCGTGCAGCACCGGCCGCCCGACAGTCTCGTCCCGCCGAATACGCCAGCGGGCTCTCCCGCTCGCCGTCGCAAGCCGACGCGGCGACCCGGACCGCGCCGTTCGAGGCCATGCCTCCCCCACCCCGACGCGCCGACCCGGCTGCTCGGACGGCACCCCTCGCGGGCATGCCGCCTCCGCCACAGCGCGCCGATCCGGCAACGCGGACTCTCCCCCTCGCGGTCACGCCGGACCGATCCGCCCGGGCGGACTGGCCGGCCCCGCCGGATTCATCGCGCAGGGGCACGCTTCCGCCGCCTTCCAACCTGTCCCGCGCGGGCAGCACGCCGATGCAGCGAGTTCCTGCCGCGACGGTGAAGCTCGCGTTCGGAAAGATCGTGCCCGATACCAAGAAGCCGGCGTGGGGCGGAACGGAGCGAACCTTCGACAAACTTTCGGCGAACGCGACGCTGGTCTGGCAGACCGCCAACCCCGAGGCGCACTCGTGGCGCTGGCAGATCTCGGCCCAGCCCTTCCCCGCCGATGCGGCCGTGCAACCGCCTGCGCTGCTGAACGAAGGCGACGCCGTCTACGATCATTTCAAGCTGGACCTGCTGCCCTACGTCCCGGCTACGGACGCAAGCCCACCGAAGAAGACTCCGACGAAGAAGCTCCCGAGCAAGGCGCCGGGCAAGGCCGCGTCCCAGTTCGGCCAGCAGGGCGCGGTGCCGGTCGTCGACCCGCAGCAGGCGCCGGTGGCGCCGATCATCAAGCTCTACATCCGCGTCGTGAGGCTCACGGATGGCAAGCCCGCGGGCGCGCCATCCAACACCGTCATCGCCACCTACGAGCCGCGTGCCAACGACGAAGCCCTGGAGGCACTGGGCGAGGCTCTGGGAGATGTCCAGAAGGCGAAGGCCATGGCCGATCAGGCCGCGAACATGTTCGCCCTGAAGATCGTCCACTTCGAGCCGGCGGTGTTTCCCGATCCCAACCGCTGGGGCTGCGTCGAGCTGCTCGAGAATCCCTATCAGCACACCAGCCGACTCGGCACGTTTCATCCGCTCCACGGCTATGCCCCCGGCGAGCACTGTCCCAAACCCAAGGACATGCAGAAGGACTGGTTCGACAAGTGGGTGGTGGGCGCGATCGAGGGCTGGGCTCTCTCATGGAACAAGCTCACCGGGTTCTACAACGGGGCGAAGAGCTGGATCGCGAGCCAGATCGTCGGTCAGATGCCCTGCGAGTGGCTGGGCGAGAAGCTGGAGGACGAATGCCAGGCCGCGGCCCAGGTGATGGTGGAGGGCGCGCTTTCAGCCGGCATGGCGGCGGCAGGCATGCCCCCCAGCCTGCCCGATCTGGACGCCTTGAGCGCTCTGGGCAAAGGCAAGATCGCTGAAGCCGCGGTGAACACCAGTTGCGACGCCATCGAGAGCAACGGCGGCGTCTGCACGCCGGAGATGAAGGCGAAACTCGCGGACTACTACAGGCAGGGTCTCGACGAGTTGCAGAAGCAGATCGAAAAGCAGATGAAGTACGAGGCGCGCGAGCCGGGCTGCCGCAACGCACCCGACGCCGCCGAACACGCCGGCCTCGACCTCCTTCCCTGTTTCAGCGACTACCCCGGTACCAAGGTGGTACCCGCCAAGGGCGCGGTCTACGCACCGCCGACGGTGAAAGTCCGGGTCACGCGCAAGCAACCCCAGCCCGCGCACATCAAGGGCTGCGATCGGGTGTCCGTGGGCATGGACCTCACGAACACGTTCCCCGGCGGGTACCTCAGCGGCAAGAACCTGCCCCCGGCCCCGGTCGCCGGCCCGCTCTACATCCCGGCGAGCGAATCGGTGCCGCAACTCGGCGCGGGCGAGTCGGTAGAACTCCTGCTGGTCCTGTCGAAGATGGCCGTAGTCGAGGTGCCGGGAAACCACTACGGCAAGTTCTACCTTCCGAACTGGCAAGTGCTCTACCGAGGCGGCAAGGGCACGCTGTGGGCGTCGATGGCGGCAGCGGAGATCGCGACCGGACTGCAGACTCAGAAGGCGGTGTCAGGCCCCTGCTCGGCCGGAGACAGCGTGGCGTTGCAGATCCCGAAGTAGCTCCGAGACCGCCGTGCGGGTCGCGGGACGTCCGGGGCCTGCCGCGTCCTGGCGGCGACGTGGACAGCGGCGTGCGGGCGTCGTCGCGCGCTCGCCATGCCGCCGCTTCAGTTCCTCAGGACTCCACCGCTGCCGCCCGACCCGGCGCCTGCCGCAGCACCAGCAACAGCGCCACCGCGCCGAGCAGCGCGCCGACCCCGCGCGCCACGAGCGACGGCGACATCAGCCCGACGCCGGCGGCGAGGAACAGTGCGCGGCTGGTCCACCCGAAGCGCTGGCGCCAGAAGCCCTCGACCGCGAGGCAGAGGCAGGCGACCGACGCGAATGCGGCAACGATCGCGATCGCGACGCGCCAGGATTCCCCGATGAGCAGCAGTTCGCGACTGTAGATGAACGCGAACGGCACGAAGAACCCGACGATCGCGATCCGGACCGCGGCGAGCCCGATTCCGATCGGATTCGCGTCCGCGATCGGCGCCGCGGCGAACGCCGCCACCGCCACCGGCGGCGTCATCGCCGACAGGCTCGCGTAATAGACGAGGAACAGGTGCGCGGCCATCATCGGCACACCGAGCTTCAGGATCGCCGGCGCGATCAGCACCGCGGCGAGAATGTACACGCTCGGTGTCGGCATCCCCATGCCGAGCAGCAGCGTGACCAGCGCGGCCAGCACGAGCGTCGCGAGCGGGTTGGAACCCGCGACGAGGAAGATGAGGTCGGTGAACTTCGCGCCCAGTCCGGTCATCGACAATCCGCCGACGACGAGCCCGGCGGCCGCGCAGGCCGCCACGACCGGCACGACGCGCGTCGTCGTCTCCGCGAGCACCGAGTAGATCATCGCGACGCTCGGGCGCGTGCGCGACGACAGCGCGGCGGCGGCGAGGATCGCGAGCGTGCCGAACGCCGCGACGTAGTTCGGCGAGTAGCCCAGCAGCAGCGCGGTGACCAGCGCCACGAGCGGCAGCAGGAACACGCCGCCGCCGCGCAAGGTGTCGCGCAACTTCGGGATTCCGCTCTCGTCGAGTCCCCGCAGCCCCAGCTTCACCGAGTTGAGGTGCACCTGGTAGTACACGCAGAAGTAATACAGGGCCGCGGGCACGATCGCGGCGAGGGCGATGTCCACGTAACGGATGCCGGTGAACTCGGCCATGATGAACGCCGCCGACCCCATGACCGGCGGCAGGATGCTTCCCCCGGTGGAGGCCGCCACCTCGACGCCTCCGGCGAGCGTGCCCGAGTAACCGAGCTTCTTCATCATCGGGATCGTGATCGAGCCGGTGGCCACCACGTCCGCGGTCGGACTGCCGGAGATCGTGCCGTACAGCCCCGACGAGACGACCGCGATCTTCGCCGGCCCGCCCGGACGACGCCCGGTCAGCGCCGCAGCCGCATCGAAGAAGAAATCGCCGCCTCCGGCCCGCGACAGGAACGTGCCGAACATGCCGAACAGGAACACGTAGGTGAGCGCGACGCGCACCGGCACGCCGTAGATGCCGTCGGTCGTGAACACCAGGATGTCGAGGAAATGCCGGTAGTCGATCGGACCGTGGCCGAGCACGCCGGGGAGCCGGTCGCCCCACAGGTTGTAGGCGAGGAAGACGAGCACGATCACCGTCAGCCCCGGGCCCACGGTGCGCCGCGTGGCCTCCAGCGTGAGCAGCAGGAGCACGCTGCCCGAGACGACGTCGGCGGTGGTCAGCGGATCGAGCAGCGTGATGCGGGTGATGATGCGCTCGTTGTGCAGCCAGAAGTACGCGCTGCTCGCCAGCGCGGCGCCGGCGAAGAGCAGGTCGAACCAGGGCACGCGGTCCTTCGAGGACTCCGTGGTCGCGCCGACGTACAGGAAGACGAGCGCGAGCATCAGCCCGAGGAAGACGATGGTCATCGCGAACACGTCGACGATCTCGATCGTCGTCGTGTAGACGATGCCGAGCGCGACCAGCGCCGAGTACGGCTTCGCGATGCGACCCACCCAGCCCTCCGGCGTGCGGCGGGAGCCGGTGCCGAGGAACGCGGAGAGCGCGGGCATGGGGGTCGCGGGGGTCACGCAGCGCCGCCCGACCCTCGCGGCCTCGAAGGGCCGGGACCGGGCGGCGCGTTCGTCCTACTTGAGGAGCCCGGCTTCGCGGAAGAACTTCGCGGCGCCCGGATGGTAGGGGATCACCTGCTGGCTCGCGAGGAACTGCGGCGTGATGTCCTTGAACGTGCTGTGCGCGGTCTTGAACTTGTCGATGTGGGTGGCGAGCGCCTTGGCGAGATCGTAGGCCACCGCATCGGGCATCTTCTCGCTCGCGAACAGGATCGCGGAGAGCGCGACCGTGGGCACGTCCTGCGGCTGCCACGCGTAGGAACCGCCCTTGACGACGAACGGCCGGACGGAGAGCTCCTTCACGACCTTCTGCACCGTGCCCTCCGACACCGGCAGCAGCACCGAGGGCACCGCGTCGCCGGCCTGCACGATGAAGCTCGTGCGCACGAACACGCCGTTCGCGAACATGTCGATGCGGCCGTCCTTCATCAGATCGCCCTGCTCGTTGGACGCGGCGTAGACGACGTGTCCGCCCCACTTCTCGATGTCCGCGAGACTCACGCCGATCGCGGCGAACATCCGGACCGCGACGTGCTCGGTGATGTTGCCGCGCTTGTTGAACGCGACCCGCAGCGGCGGCTTCTTGGCGGCGATGTCGTCGAACGTGCGGATCGCGTACTTGTCGGCGAACGCCTTGCTCATCACCATCTGCATCGGCGCCCAGTCGTACATCAGCGCGATCGCGCGCAGGCTCGTGACCGGCTTGGTGAACGGCGCGGCGCCCTCGAGCGCGAGGCGGAGCTCCGCGTCGTGCGCGAGCCCGAGCTCGGCCTTGCCCTGCTCGACGATCCCGATGTTGGCGAGGCCTCCGCCGGAGGTCTGGTAGGTGACCGTCGAGCCGGGGAACGCAGCCTTGACCGCGCCGTCGATGCCGACGCCGAGAATCGTCCACAGGCCGCTCGGGCTCGCGCCGGAGAGCGTCAGCTTGTACGGGGCCTGCGCCCACGCGATCGAACTCGCCAGCGCGAACGTGATTCCGAACAGAAGCTTCCTTGTCGCGTGCATGGATCCTCCTCGTCGTCTCGCGCGGGCGCGGTTCGCCCGCCGTCCTTCAATCGAATGCGCCCTTCGCCGCGCAGTCCGCGTACTCCTCGCCGGTCAGCCCGAGGAACTCGCGGAACACGACGTCATTGTGCTCGCCGAGCCGCGGCGCCGGTGCGGTCACGTCGCCCGGCGTGCCGGACAGGTCGAACGCAGGGAAC
Proteins encoded in this window:
- a CDS encoding AAA family ATPase produces the protein MSRAPGDETQHRSADTLALDLLGPPRIRVGQPIELPTRKALALVAYLAVHGPVSRPRAGALLWSDRDDVDARRNLRQELHRIHATALGDWIETRGDELALRPGADIDVDRLRRAAADHRDADVLAIHRGPLLADVDLKGAAGFAEWLAAERDEVARLWRASLAREAAARERDGDIAGALDLARALLDDDPLDEARHRTLMRLLYRAGDRRAALAQFERCRDLLARELGVAPGDETIAWARRLETPAATPVPPDADDATPTLAPPLVGRDAAWSTLAAVRRGLALVTGDPGLGKSRLVVEFARSHGRTIVLEGREISRDTPYYPVAEAIWSAYRDDTRWFELLDPVWQSEVARLVPALSGDGTNAELPLAEAKGRFLEGLAAALLTAAGDGSLVFDDLQWFDGASAELLAHVVRRAQRTRLFAAARQPDLAANAAVQSALAAVERDGLLQRIALEPLTAPDVLELVRALSGSTGAAVFSRRLHAATAGNPLFIMETLRDLFGAGVLWRDGGTWSTPYDDDTEDYRELPISPNVREAVLRRVDRLGQPVRRVLEAASLAGDSFDVAMIATTIAVDEWAVVEALDAATSAQFVLPDAKGYRFAHELIRRSLADAMSAERTRLMHRRLAAALALADGPPARIARHLEDGGRAHEAVGARTRAAEAAARVHALREAIAHYDAALADGAGGAAAFRIHAACVDLFRNLGDEAGRARAIEAMASLVTGIGDPALEAELAIKRTVAAFEGGRYDAALAIAEEARARLRGQLDEAADAALLLEIGATCTALGRFDDAKAHLSTAIERFRGNAPLKVANCAYWLARCAIEQGDLETAQVHAEEALRMTGQVGHRRGHALTLSTLADVARRRGESARAVALLEDAVREARAIGSVPLLRGFVAELVAHCRVRGDAAAAARWQSELDAADGRDATQP
- a CDS encoding TRAP transporter fused permease subunit; this translates as MPALSAFLGTGSRRTPEGWVGRIAKPYSALVALGIVYTTTIEIVDVFAMTIVFLGLMLALVFLYVGATTESSKDRVPWFDLLFAGAALASSAYFWLHNERIITRITLLDPLTTADVVSGSVLLLLTLEATRRTVGPGLTVIVLVFLAYNLWGDRLPGVLGHGPIDYRHFLDILVFTTDGIYGVPVRVALTYVFLFGMFGTFLSRAGGGDFFFDAAAALTGRRPGGPAKIAVVSSGLYGTISGSPTADVVATGSITIPMMKKLGYSGTLAGGVEVAASTGGSILPPVMGSAAFIMAEFTGIRYVDIALAAIVPAALYYFCVYYQVHLNSVKLGLRGLDESGIPKLRDTLRGGGVFLLPLVALVTALLLGYSPNYVAAFGTLAILAAAALSSRTRPSVAMIYSVLAETTTRVVPVVAACAAAGLVVGGLSMTGLGAKFTDLIFLVAGSNPLATLVLAALVTLLLGMGMPTPSVYILAAVLIAPAILKLGVPMMAAHLFLVYYASLSAMTPPVAVAAFAAAPIADANPIGIGLAAVRIAIVGFFVPFAFIYSRELLLIGESWRVAIAIVAAFASVACLCLAVEGFWRQRFGWTSRALFLAAGVGLMSPSLVARGVGALLGAVALLLVLRQAPGRAAAVES
- a CDS encoding TAXI family TRAP transporter solute-binding subunit — its product is MHATRKLLFGITFALASSIAWAQAPYKLTLSGASPSGLWTILGVGIDGAVKAAFPGSTVTYQTSGGGLANIGIVEQGKAELGLAHDAELRLALEGAAPFTKPVTSLRAIALMYDWAPMQMVMSKAFADKYAIRTFDDIAAKKPPLRVAFNKRGNITEHVAVRMFAAIGVSLADIEKWGGHVVYAASNEQGDLMKDGRIDMFANGVFVRTSFIVQAGDAVPSVLLPVSEGTVQKVVKELSVRPFVVKGGSYAWQPQDVPTVALSAILFASEKMPDAVAYDLAKALATHIDKFKTAHSTFKDITPQFLASQQVIPYHPGAAKFFREAGLLK